In the Candidatus Caldatribacterium sp. genome, CTTCTATTACCGCAGGATTTAGGTCGAACCCTATGATCTTTATTTCCCCAGGTTTCTTGCCTATGGCCTCCATGTACATAGGAGCAGCCGCCAGGGCTTGGCCTCCAGGAAGGCATATCAGCTTGATTTCCGGGTGGGCCAATACTGCTCCAGTTAGTGGGGGAATAAGCAACTCTGGAGAGGTAGCTGATGCAGGGGGAGCGGTAATTCTATCAACGATTATTCCCGCCTCCTCAAATGCCTTAGCGGTCGCTTCTTCTCTAATGTAGCGGCCGGGTTGACCCCACGCTCCGAAGACTATAACTCTGTCACCTTTTTGGAGGCCAAACATTTCTATTGCTTTCTTACCAAGATCCCATCCCTGTTTTGCAAGATCCGCACCAACATAACCGATGTTGCCAAACCTCTCACGAATCTTGGGACAATCTACGTTCTGGAACATCATTTTAATCCCAAGCCGCATAGCTTCTTCGACTAATGGCATGAGGGCCTCGTCTCCAGGATGGCCCATCATGGCGATGCCATCAGGACGAGCTGCAATAGCGTCCCTAAGCTGGGAAACCATCTTCTCCACGTTCCATCCTGAAAAAACATATTCTACCTTAACTCCTAAGGC is a window encoding:
- a CDS encoding substrate-binding domain-containing protein; this translates as MKGKYVVVMFLLLVLAFLAQLPSLAQEQQPKKLEDIKIRFFVGGDPGDVFASIVYKGAQDAEKALGVKVEYVFSGWNVEKMVSQLRDAIAARPDGIAMMGHPGDEALMPLVEEAMRLGIKMMFQNVDCPKIRERFGNIGYVGADLAKQGWDLGKKAIEMFGLQKGDRVIVFGAWGQPGRYIREEATAKAFEEAGIIVDRITAPPASATSPELLIPPLTGAVLAHPEIKLICLPGGQALAAAPMYMEAIGKKPGEIKIIGFDLNPAVIEAFRKGYVQLTADQQPYLQGYLPVLSLALTIAYGFSPISYDTGAGFVTAENHEAIAPLVEAGIR